In Naumovozyma castellii chromosome 1, complete genome, one DNA window encodes the following:
- the NDL1 gene encoding Ndl1p (ancestral locus Anc_1.382), translating into MDLETALQVIKSLEQQLDELEDAEKEYENEMEEVIENLKKEVVQKNQELSSNKKQIVDLEIRVDELETQNAVLLNRNENLQAENDQHLEKNVLLEHELAYMKETLSTSSPSTTIEHKKIRRPDVDDFKVTTSGSTLFISPLQDRSKQIQHPQVSISKVISTTSKRMPLS; encoded by the coding sequence ATGGATTTGGAGACAGCATTACAGGTTATTAAATCGTTAGAACAACAGCTCGATGAGTTAGAGGATGCAGAAAAAGAGTACGAAAATGAGATGGAGGAAgtaattgaaaatttaaaaaaggAAGTGGTCCAGAAAAATCAAGAATTGTCAAGCAATAAAAAGCAAATAGTGGATTTGGAGATACGAGTGGATGAATTAGAGACGCAAAATGCGGTTCTTCTGAACCGCAACGAGAACCTGCAAGCAGAGAATGATCAGCATTTGGAGAAGAATGTTTTGTTAGAACACGAATTAGCATACATGAAGGAAACTTTGTCTACCTCTTCTCCCTCTACTACCATAGAACACAAGAAGATAAGGCGTCCTGACGTGGACGACTTCAAAGTAACCACATCTGGGTCGACGTTGTTCATTTCGCCCTTACAGGACCGGTCTAAACAGATCCAGCATCCACAGGTTTCCATCTCCAAGGTCATATCGACCACTTCCAAGAGGATGCCCCTATCTTAG
- the NCAS0A08850 gene encoding uncharacterized protein (ancestral locus Anc_1.378): MMAQYSEKSSTPSLVGLSVRDINDDANDTAPLRPSFLDMKSRSQSLGRIPLSTNTPDQRYRSVDELTREGALLTDEIEVDLDQVSKGDQYVVQPSLLEKSGNARRIKGPKGKRGGMLHASHSHDNVISNSYGDVIINQSQRPHLAQGESYQSVKSDEDDLVDEEGARVGRSFQRASESSREFIRSLSRSLTRDQKSRQSTAATSTTTNYSISLAQRELDSTTSGPNIIEEEAQEEKEGVLLDDEGNEEHSEDLERAANEVL; encoded by the coding sequence ATGATGGCACAATATTCAGAGAAGAGTTCCACACCCAGCCTAGTCGGTCTCTCAGTGAGAGACATCAACGACGATGCCAATGACACGGCCCCGCTCAGACCCAGTTTCCTCGACATGAAGTCACGTTCGCAATCATTGGGGAGGATTCCATTATCGACAAACACCCCGGATCAACGTTATAGATCTGTAGATGAATTGACTCGTGAAGGTGCCCTATTGACCGACGAGATCGAGGTGGATCTGGATCAAGTGAGTAAGGGAGACCAATATGTCGTACAGCCCTCTTTATTGGAGAAATCGGGGAATGCTCGTAGAATAAAGGGGCCCAAGGGTAAGAGAGGCGGAATGCTTCATGCGTCACATAGTCATGATAATGTGATAAGTAACTCGTATGGGGATGTGATCATTAATCAATCGCAAAGACCTCATTTGGCACAGGGTGAATCTTATCAATCTGTGAAGagtgatgaggatgatTTGGtggatgaagaaggtgCTAGAGTTGGTAGATCGTTCCAGAGGGCGTCTGAATCCTCGAGGGAATTCATAAGATCCTTGTCTAGGTCTTTGACTAGAGATCAGAAGTCGAGACAGAGTACTGCTGCTACTAGTACTACTACTAATTATTCTATTTCATTAGCGCAAAGGGAATTGGATTCTACGACTTCTGGGccaaatattattgaagagGAGGCCCAGGAAGAGAAGGAGGGAGTGTTGCTCGATGACGAAGGGAATGAGGAGCACTcagaagatttggaaagagCAGCTAATGAAGTATTGTAG